In Pseudonocardia sp. C8, one genomic interval encodes:
- a CDS encoding 3-isopropylmalate dehydrogenase, translating into MRLAVIPGDGIGPEVITEALKVLGEVAGDVETTEYDLGASRWHSTGELLPESVLTEIKQHDAILLGAVGDPSVPSGILERGLLLRLRFELDHHVNLRPARLYPGVRGPLAGNPEIDMVVVREGTEGPYVGTGGLLRKDTPHEIATEVSQNTAFGIERVVRDAFARAQRRPRKHLTLVHKTNVLSYAGALWSRIVEEVSLEYPEVSVAYQHVDSTTIHMVTDPGRYDVIVTDNLFGDILTDLAAAVTGGIGLAASGNLDASRTNPSMFEPVHGSAPDIAGQGIADPTAAVLSVALMLDHLGHRDSARRIEAAVAFDLATRDHSATGNTSSIGDRLAALVSSHEAPVSG; encoded by the coding sequence ATGCGCCTTGCGGTCATCCCTGGTGACGGCATCGGCCCGGAAGTGATCACTGAGGCACTCAAGGTCCTCGGTGAGGTCGCGGGCGACGTGGAGACGACGGAGTACGACCTCGGCGCCTCCCGCTGGCACTCCACGGGAGAGCTGCTCCCCGAGTCGGTGCTGACCGAGATCAAGCAGCACGACGCGATCCTGCTGGGAGCGGTCGGTGACCCGTCGGTGCCCAGCGGCATCCTGGAGCGCGGCCTGCTGCTGCGGCTGCGCTTCGAGCTGGACCATCACGTGAACCTCCGCCCGGCCCGGCTGTACCCGGGCGTGCGCGGCCCGCTGGCCGGCAACCCGGAGATCGACATGGTGGTGGTCCGCGAGGGCACCGAGGGGCCGTACGTCGGCACCGGCGGCCTGCTCCGCAAGGACACCCCGCACGAGATCGCGACCGAGGTCAGCCAGAACACCGCGTTCGGCATCGAGCGGGTCGTGCGCGACGCGTTCGCCCGCGCCCAGCGGCGCCCGCGCAAGCACCTGACCCTGGTGCACAAGACCAACGTGCTGAGCTACGCCGGCGCGCTGTGGTCGCGGATCGTGGAGGAGGTGTCGCTGGAGTACCCCGAGGTGTCGGTGGCCTACCAGCACGTCGACTCGACCACGATCCACATGGTCACCGACCCGGGTCGCTACGACGTGATCGTCACCGACAACCTGTTCGGCGACATCCTCACCGACCTCGCGGCCGCGGTGACCGGCGGCATCGGGCTCGCCGCCAGCGGCAACCTCGACGCGAGCCGGACCAACCCGTCGATGTTCGAGCCGGTGCACGGCTCGGCGCCGGACATCGCGGGCCAGGGGATCGCGGACCCGACGGCCGCGGTGCTGTCCGTGGCGCTGATGCTCGACCACCTGGGCCACCGCGACTCGGCCCGCCGGATCGAGGCGGCGGTCGCGTTCGACCTCGCCACCCGGGACCACTCGGCGACCGGGAACACGTCGTCGATCGGGGACCGGCTGGCCGCGCTGGTGTCCTCGCACGAGGCGCCCGTGAGTGGTTAG
- the serA gene encoding phosphoglycerate dehydrogenase, with the protein MSTVATPLRPVVLLAEKLAPSAVEQLGDGVEIRHVDGTDRQALLTEIADADALLVRSATQVDAEVFAAATRLKVVARAGVGLDNVDVPAATARGVMVVNAPTSNIVSAAEHAIALLLAAARRIPAADASLRQGQWKRSAYGGVELNGKTAGIVGLGKIGQLVAQRLAAFGMKLVAYDPYIAPSRAAQLGIELVELEQLLRTADMITVHLPKSPETVGLIGKDQLALTKPGVLIVNAARGGLIDEVALAEAVRSGHVAGAGIDVYVTEPTTASPLFELENVVVTPHLGASTAEAQDRAGTDVARSVQLALAGEFVPDAVNVQAHGAVGEEVRPWLPLVQKLGTTLHAVAGRTPSSVTVDVAGELAGEDVSVLSLAALRGVFTHVVEDQVTFVNVPQLAEERGVSVDLTTTPESANHRSVVQLRGAMPDGESITVSGTLTGRAEVQKLVEINGRHFDLRAEGEVMLLEYADRPGVMGRVGSLLGEAAVNIEAAQISQTTDGTDAIMLLRVDRRIDPAVLEPIGASVGARTVRLISFDG; encoded by the coding sequence GTGAGCACAGTCGCCACCCCCCTTCGTCCCGTCGTCCTGCTCGCCGAGAAGCTCGCGCCGTCCGCGGTGGAGCAGCTGGGCGACGGCGTCGAGATCCGCCACGTCGACGGCACCGACCGGCAGGCGCTGCTGACGGAGATCGCCGACGCCGACGCGCTGCTGGTGCGTTCCGCGACCCAGGTGGACGCCGAGGTGTTCGCCGCCGCCACCCGGCTGAAGGTCGTCGCCCGGGCCGGTGTCGGCCTGGACAACGTCGACGTCCCGGCCGCGACCGCCCGCGGCGTGATGGTGGTCAACGCGCCGACCTCGAACATCGTCTCCGCCGCCGAGCACGCGATCGCCCTGCTGCTGGCGGCCGCCCGGCGCATCCCGGCCGCGGACGCGTCGCTGCGCCAGGGCCAGTGGAAGCGGTCGGCGTACGGCGGCGTGGAGCTGAACGGCAAGACCGCCGGCATCGTCGGCCTCGGCAAGATCGGGCAGCTGGTCGCGCAGCGGCTGGCCGCGTTCGGCATGAAGCTGGTCGCCTACGACCCGTACATCGCGCCCTCCCGCGCCGCCCAGCTCGGCATCGAGCTGGTCGAGCTCGAGCAGCTGCTGCGGACCGCCGACATGATCACGGTCCACCTGCCGAAGTCGCCCGAGACCGTCGGCCTGATCGGCAAGGACCAGCTCGCGCTCACCAAGCCGGGCGTCCTGATCGTGAACGCGGCCCGTGGCGGCCTGATCGACGAGGTCGCGCTCGCGGAGGCCGTCCGGTCCGGGCACGTGGCCGGCGCCGGGATCGACGTCTACGTCACCGAGCCGACCACCGCCAGCCCGCTGTTCGAGCTGGAGAACGTCGTCGTCACCCCGCACCTGGGGGCCTCCACCGCCGAGGCGCAGGACCGGGCCGGGACGGACGTCGCACGGTCGGTGCAGCTGGCGCTGGCCGGCGAGTTCGTGCCGGACGCGGTCAACGTGCAGGCCCACGGCGCGGTCGGCGAGGAGGTCCGGCCGTGGCTGCCACTGGTGCAGAAGCTGGGCACCACGCTGCACGCCGTCGCGGGGCGCACCCCGAGCTCGGTCACCGTCGACGTGGCGGGCGAGCTGGCAGGCGAGGACGTGTCGGTGCTGTCGCTGGCCGCCCTGCGCGGGGTGTTCACCCACGTCGTCGAGGACCAGGTGACGTTCGTCAACGTGCCCCAGCTCGCCGAGGAGCGCGGGGTCTCGGTCGACCTGACGACCACCCCGGAGAGCGCGAACCACCGCAGCGTCGTGCAGCTGCGCGGCGCCATGCCGGACGGTGAGTCGATCACCGTCTCCGGCACGCTGACCGGCCGGGCCGAGGTGCAGAAGCTCGTCGAGATCAACGGCCGGCACTTCGACCTGCGGGCCGAGGGCGAGGTCATGCTCCTGGAGTACGCCGACCGTCCGGGTGTCATGGGCCGGGTCGGCTCGCTGCTCGGCGAGGCGGCGGTGAACATCGAGGCCGCGCAGATCTCGCAGACCACCGACGGCACCGATGCGATCATGCTGCTGCGGGTGGACCGGCGCATCGACCCGGCGGTGCTGGAGCCGATCGGGGCGTCGGTCGGGGCGCGGACGGTCCGGCTGATCTCGTTCGACGGCTGA